In one window of Neofelis nebulosa isolate mNeoNeb1 chromosome 15, mNeoNeb1.pri, whole genome shotgun sequence DNA:
- the NES gene encoding nestin yields the protein MEGCLGEESLQMWELNRRLEAYVARVKALEEQNELLGAELGGLRAQSGDASWRARADDELAALRALVDRRWREKHAAEVARDNLAEEVEGVAARCQQQRRARERAAAEAARSRREAEAEKGARARLSSRAAELERELEAVCAAHEQERAALSARPRAPRRPAAPRGPPAPAPELHELARRLGEAWRGAVRGYQERVALMEASLGQARERLGRAAQGAREGRLELRQLRAERGGLRERRAALEHRLEGRWQERLRATEQFQLAVEALEQEKESLQSQIAQVLEGRQQLAHLKMSLSLEVATYRTLLEAENSRLQTPGSGSRASLSFQDPKLELHFSGTPEGRHLGPLLSALSPTPLSSPLPDTLETPVPGFLKSQEFLQARTPTLASTPIPPTLLAPCAVTDAEIKTQDAPLSLLQPQLGRQWAPEAIWAKAKEAITTSILPGPEEPGGEQQEASAGQSPEDHVPSAPPLNPDRPSLEAKGGEPNGSGMSSRFQEEGEGQIGGLAEKETAIEVKMVNGLQQETWQGDGGLNMKKIQDSQGPLEKETLKSLEEEIQEPLMSLEEQTHETLRSLEKENPESLRSSEEEILDTSKGLEKENQELLMSLEEKNADVVRPQETETLELLQPVGNEDSQTLRSLEKENQELMRSLEGTLETFVYPEKESQELVRSREENFESMRDLEKENQEPLRTLEDGNRENLRLQERENQEFLNPLEDEKHKTLRTLEKENQEPLRSLEEEDRETTKPLEKENQEPVKALEDENQETLRPLEKESQRSLRSLEEEDQETTKPLEKENQEPVKSLEDENQETLRPLEKESQRSLRSLEEEDQETTKSLEKENQEPVWSLEEDQATLRLLEKENQKPVGSLDKNQETLRPLEIEDQEPVGSLEDENQETLRPLEKENQRSLEEEDDQETMRPLEKESQEPVESLEEDQAALRLLEKVKQEPLKSLGKDQEIFRPLEKENQQLLRFLEEESAEVMRSPETENLESLQSAREDLGILQSLGTQEPLWSPGEVNQETMKPLERGSQEPLESVEENQETLRLLEQENQESRRSPGEWGLENSRPPEGRGQESQRCLIEEETPEQARNQEPPGSLKEERQESPLSARHQGREERVADQELDQETPPGGAAGGKEAEAELGVREWGSLPGKSAGHGELQLAAAREVWSTGEGRPGGPEPEEQRVPVEGARGEGGPEGFQDPEGQPEQAGGPGLRAPQGVLEGRDLVLEGGEEAPRDGQVSEVASTAVGEAASGSQQGPEREVVVPPVGEEGLEAERRQGLEEPQKDPEEAAALKPELSSPAGRSTDPPEPPRGWEESEPEGLWGAEGAFPAETLCRALGGSGTPQPGPQGPEDAGEEAVLEPASPPKPSEPRSPTPIPGDAPGPQPLAAGSQEAGWGLEGQAEALGGVEGEPEELGSEGSPEDLQEEGEENREDSEADELGETLPDSTPLGLYLRSPASPKWDLLGEQRPPPQGETRKEGWDPCVLASEECGAQPGEEEEGEEEGRREEECGQDSDLSEEFEDLEAEGSLLPGVPGEAVEPPGQRPQMLLEPAAWEGDGESDGFADEEESGEEGEEDKEEEEGREPGAGLWGPGPSVSTLRALSGPQRGTVPGSETVDVSVPWDDSSRGIAADAGEESQDSTEPEPSGSEEESDPTPLESEDPVPGPLESRCGVGDTLGVNGRVPSLKEELEHVNGGVVNGLEQSEGGGQGEPGGPQGDQRSPLEDEEEGGALKTPWAGPSLHLGPGQFLKFGQREGDVESWSSGED from the exons GCAGAACGAGCTGCTCGGCGCGGAGCTCGGGGGCCTCCGGGCGCAGAGCGGGGACGCCTCGTGGAGGGCCCGCGCCGACGACGAGCTGGCGGCCCTGCGGGCGCTCGTCGACCGGCGCTGGCGCGAGAAGCACGCGGCCGAGGTGGCGCGCGACAACCTGGCGGAGGAGGTGGAGGGCGTGGCGGCCCGGTGCCAGCAGCAGCGGCGGGCGCGGGAGCGGGCGGCGGCCGAGGCGGCCCGCAGCCGGCGCGAGGCCGAGGCCGAGAAGGGCGCCCGGGCGCGGCTGAGCTCGCGGGCGGCGGAGCTGGAGCGGGAGCTGGAGGCCGTGTGCGCGGCGCACGAGCAGGAGCGCGCCGCCCTGAGCGcccggccccgcgccccccgccgccccgccgcgccccgcGGGCCCCCCGCGCCGGCCCCCGAGCTGCACGAGCTGGCGCGGCGGCTGGGCGAGGCGTGGCGCGGGGCGGTGCGCGGCTACCAGGAGCGCGTGGCGCTCATGGAGGCGTCGCTGGGCCAGGCCCGCGAGCGCCTGGGCCGCGCCGCGCAGGGCGCCCGCGAGGGCCGCCTGGAGCTGCGGCAGCTGCGGGCGGAGCGCGGCGGCCTCCGGGAGCGCCGGGCCGCGCTGGAGCACAGGTTGGAGGGCCGCTGGCAGGAGCGGCTGCGGGCCACCGAGCAGTTCCAG CTGGCCGTGGAGGCCctggagcaggagaaggagagcCTGCAGAGCCAGATTGCCCAGGTCCTCGAAGGTCGGCAGCAGCTGGCACACCTCAAGATGTCCCTCAGCCTGGAGGTGGCCACATACAG GACCCTCCTAGAGGCTGAGAACTCCCGGCTGCAGACCCCCGGCAGTGGTTCCAGGGCTTCCCTCAGCTTCCAGG ACCCTAAGCTGGAGCTGCATTTCTCTGGGACGCCAGAGGGCCGGCATCTGGgacctctgctctctgccctgaGCCCTACTCCCCTCTCCTCGCCCTTGCCTGATACCCTGGAGACACCTGTGCCAGGCTTTCTGAAGAGCCAAGAATTCCTCCAGGCCCGTACCCCAACCTTGGCCAGCACCCCCATCCCGCCCACACTTCTGGCTCCCTGCGCTGTTACAGATGCAGAGATCAAAACCCAGGAtgcccccctctccctgctccagcCGCAGCTTGGGAGGCAGTGGGCTCCAGAGGCCATATGGGCTAAAGCCAAGGAGGCCATCACTACCAGCATCCTGCCAGGACCAGAGGAACCCGGGGGTGAGCAACAAGAGGCCAGTGCAGGCCAGTCCCCTGAGGATCATGtcccctcagccccacccctcaACCCTGACCGCCCTAGTTTAGAGGCCAAAGGTGGAGAACCCAATGGGTCTGGAATGTCCAGCAGATTCCAGGAGGAAGGTGAAGGGCAAATTGGGGGGctggcagagaaagaaacagccaTAGAGGTCAAAATGGTGAACGGTCTGCAGCAGGAAACATGGCAAGGAGATGGGGGTCTGAACATGAAGAAAATCCAGGACTCCCAGGGTCCTTTGGAAAAAGAAACTCTGAAGTCTCTGGAAGAGGAAATTCAAGAGCCACTGATGTCTCTGGAAGAACAGACCCACGAGACACTGAGATCtctagagaaagagaatccagaaTCTCTGCGGTCTTCAGAAGAAGAGATTTTAGACACATCTAAAGGTCTAGAAAAGGAGAATCAAGAGCTATTGATGTCTTTAGAAGAAAAGAATGCAGATGTAGTGAGACCTCAAGAAACAGAGACTCTAGAACTACTTCAGCCTGTAGGAAATGAGGACTCACAGACATTGCGATCTCTAGAAAAGGAGAATCAAGAACTAATGAGGTCTCTTGAAGGTACTCTAGAGACATTTGTATATCCAGAGAAGGAAAGTCAAGAATTAGTGAGGTCTCGAGAAGAGAACTTTGAGTCAATGAGAGATCTAGAAAAGGAGAACCAAGAGCCCCTGAGAACTCTAGAAGATGGGAATCGAGAGAACTTGAGACTacaagaaagagagaaccagGAGTTTCTGAACCCTCTGGAAGATGAGAAGCACAAGACCTTGAGAACTCTAGAAAAAGAGAACCAGGAACCACTGAGGTCTCTGGAAGAAGAGGACCGAGAGACAACGAAGcctctagaaaaagaaaaccaagagccAGTGAAGGCTCTAGAAGATGAGAACCAGGAGACATTGAGACCACTAGAAAAAGAGAGCCAGAGGTCCTTGAGGTCTTTAGAAGAAGAGGACCAGGAGACAACGAAGcctctagaaaaagaaaaccaagagccAGTGAAGTCTCTAGAAGATGAGAACCAGGAGACATTGAGACCACTAGAAAAAGAGAGCCAGAGGTCCTTGAGGTCTTTAGAAGAAGAGGACCAGGAGACAACGAAGTCTCTAGAAAAAGAGAACCAAGAGCCAGTGTGGTCTCTAGAAGAAGACCAGGCAACATTGAGACTTCTAGAAAAAGAGAACCAGAAGCCAGTGGGATCTCTAGATAAGAACCAAGAGACATTGAGACCTCTAGAAATAGAGGACCAGGAGCCAGTGGGGTCTCTAGAAGATGAGAACCAGGAGACATTGAGACCACTAGAAAAAGAGAACCAGAGGTCTCTAGAAGAAGAAGACGACCAGGAGACAATGAGACCTCTAGAAAAAGAGAGCCAGGAGCCAGTGGAGTCTTTAGAAGAAGACCAGGCAGCACTGAGACTTCTAGAAAAGGTGAAACAAGAGCCACTGAAGTCTCTTGGAAAAGACCAGGAGATATTTCGACCTCTTGAAAAAGAGAATCAACAGTTGTTAAGATTCCTAGAAGAAGAGAGTGCAGAGGTGATGAGATCTCCGGAAACAGAGAATTTAGAATCACTCCAGTCAGCAAGAGAAGACTTGGGAATATTGCAGTCTCTAGGAACTCAAGAGCCGCTGTGGTCTCCAGGAGAAGTGAATCAGGAGACAATGAAACCTCTAGAAAGGGGAAGTCAAGAACCACTGGAGTCAGTAGAAGAGAACCAGGAGACATTGAGGCTCCTAGAACAGGAGAACCAGGAGTCCCGGAGATCTCCAGGAGAGTGGGGCCTAGAAAATTCGAGGCCTCCAGAAGGGAGAGGTCAGGAAAGTCAAAGGTGCCTGATAGAGGAAGAGACCCCGGAGCAGGCGAGGAATCAGGAGCCCCCGGGGTCTTTGAAAGAGGAAAGGCAGGAGTCCCCGCTGTCTGCCCGACaccaggggagggaagagagagtggcGGACCAGGAACTGGATCAGGAAACGCCCCCCGGTGGGGCCGCAGGGGGCAAGGAGGCCGAGGCAGAGCTGGGCGTGAGGGAGTGGGGTAGCCTCCCCGGGAAGTCCGCGGGGCACGGAGAGCTGCAGCTGGCGGCCGCAAGGGAGGTctggagcacaggggaggggcgccCAGGGGGCCCTGAGCCCGAGGAGCAGAGGGTCCCGGTTGAGGGAGCcaggggggagggaggccccGAGGGCTTCCAGGACCCTGAAGGGCAGCCAGAGCAAGCGGGGGGCCCGGGCCTCCGAGCTCCCCAGGGAGTGTTGGAGGGGAGAGACCTGGTGTTGGAAGGCGGAGAAGAGGCCCCAAGGGATGGCCAGGTCTCAGAGGTCGCCTCGACGGCTGTGGGTGAGGCTGCTTCGGGCAGCCAGCAGGGACCAGAGCGGGAGGTGGTGGTGCCACCCGTGGGTGAGGAAGgtttggaggcagagaggaggcagggcttGGAAGAACCCCAAAAGGACCCAGAGGAGGCAGCTGCTCTGAAACCAGAGCTTTCCAGCCCGGCTGGGAGGAGCACAGACCCCCCGGAGCCTCCCAGAGGCTGGGAGGAGTCGGAGCCCGAGGGCCtctggggggcagagggggcgtTCCCTGCCGAGACCCTGTGCCGCGCTCTCGGCGGAAGTGGTACCCCTCAGCCCGGGCCCCAGGGGCCCGAGGACGCAGGGGAAGAGGCAGTGTTAGAGCCAGCGTCGCCGCCCAAGCCATCGGAGCCCCGGTCGCCCACCCCAATCCCTGGAGATgcccctgggccccagcccctggctgcgGGGAGCCAGGAGgctggctgggggctggagggccAAGCGGAGGCtctgggaggggtggagggggagccAGAGGAGCTGGGTTCTGAGGGGAGCCCTGAGGATctccaggaggagggggaggagaaccGAGAGGACAGCGAGGCTGATGAGCTTGGGGAGACTCTTCCTGACTCCACTCCCCTGGGCCTCTATCTCAGgtcccccgcctcccccaagTGGGACCTGCTTGGGGAGCAGAGGCCCCCCCCTCAAGGGGAGACCAGAAAGGAAGGCTGGGATCCTTGTGTGCTGGCCTCTGAAGAGTGTGGGGCCCAgccaggggaagaggaggagggggaggaggaggggaggagggaggaggaatgcGGTCAGGACTCTGACTTGTCAGAGGAATTTGAGGATCTGGAGGCTGAGGGTTCTCTCCTTCCTGGGGTCCCCGGGGAGGCTGTGGAGCCTCCAGGCCAGAGGCCTCAGATGCtgctggagcctgcagcctgggaaggggatggggagtCTGATgggtttgcagatgaggaagagagtggggaggagggggaggaagacaaagaggaagaagaggggagggagccaggggctgGCCTGTGGGGCCCAGGGCCCTCTGTCAGCACCCTCCGCGCTCTGAGTGGCCCTCAGAGAGGGACCGTCCCGGGCTCTGAGACCGTGGATGTCAGCGTTCCCTGGGACGACAGCTCGCGAGGCATAGCAGCCGATGCCGGTGAGGAGTCCCAGGACAGCACCGAGCCCGAGCCCTCGGGCTCAGAGGAAGAGTCTGACCCTACTCCCTTGGAGAGCGAGGACCCAGTCCCTGGCCCTCTGGAGAGCCGCTGTGGGGTGGGAGACACCCTTGGGGTCAATGGCCGGGTCCCCAGCTTGAAGGAGGAGTTAGAGCATGTGAATGGGGGGGTGGTAAATGGGCTGGAGCagtcagagggaggagggcagggagaaccAGGGGGCCCCCAGGGGGACCAAAGGAGCCCCttggaggacgaggaggagggggGTGCCCTGAAGACTCCTTGGGCAGGACCTTCTCTTCACCTGGGCCCAGGCCAGTTCCTGAAGTTCGGTCAGAGGGAAGGAGACGTGGAGTC